From one Streptomyces spiramyceticus genomic stretch:
- a CDS encoding TetR/AcrR family transcriptional regulator, giving the protein MVRMSADERRESVIRAAITEFARGGYHGTSTEAIAKRVGVSQPYLFRLFKNKQELFLAAALRGLRETREALADAASAVPAQDAHMAMATAYKKLLADDPDRLLMHMQTYVAVASAEAAGDHEFGEPIRAEWAELWDSTHLTLGADIKETTYFMSYGMLINVLASLGFASSHRVWSGFDMSTVPTTE; this is encoded by the coding sequence ATGGTCAGGATGAGCGCAGACGAGCGACGCGAGAGCGTCATCCGCGCGGCGATCACCGAGTTTGCCCGCGGTGGCTACCACGGGACCTCCACCGAGGCGATCGCCAAGCGCGTGGGGGTGTCGCAGCCGTATCTCTTCCGCCTCTTCAAGAACAAGCAGGAGCTCTTTCTCGCGGCGGCCCTCCGTGGCCTGAGGGAGACCCGGGAGGCGCTGGCTGATGCGGCGAGCGCCGTTCCGGCCCAGGATGCGCACATGGCCATGGCGACCGCGTACAAGAAGCTCCTCGCCGACGACCCCGACCGGCTGCTGATGCACATGCAGACGTACGTCGCCGTCGCGTCGGCCGAGGCGGCCGGGGATCACGAGTTCGGTGAGCCGATCCGTGCCGAATGGGCGGAGCTCTGGGACTCCACACACCTCACTCTCGGTGCGGACATCAAGGAGACCACCTACTTCATGTCCTACGGGATGCTGATCAACGTGCTTGCGTCGCTGGGCTTCGCGTCAAGTCACAGAGTGTGGTCGGGCTTCGACATGTCTACGGTTCCGACTACGGAGTAG